One genomic segment of Vibrio quintilis includes these proteins:
- a CDS encoding hemolysin family protein, which produces MEIIILMALILLNGVLAMSEIALVTAKKNRLQKQAEEGDKAAARAILLGEEPTQFLSTVQIGITAIGLLNGIFGEAALAGPLAELLHHSGLSIQACTGIATAIVVISITYITIVIGELVPKRLAQTHAESIARMMAFPVSILATSAKPFVFLLAYSTDFILFLCGERTQKRAELTEEDIEAVLDEGSQTGLIDPHEHEMVRNALRLDERKVTSLMTPRSETIFLDASHPVSSNLQTLLNSEHAWFPVCNGGFDHIKGITSSKHLLRQQLKGELNHGNIADTLLPAVYIPENWNGTRLLEHFRDTGDPMVFIVDEYGDLQGIVTALDLLEALTGEFKNRHPEDLWSVENEDGSWVLDGLIPIVVVQDILKLKSLPGEEEEKGAYHTLGGMLMWLFNNLPEAGDQIRWQGWQFEIITLDGNRIDKVKAIQETACDPEKQPPES; this is translated from the coding sequence TTGGAAATTATTATTCTGATGGCACTGATATTACTGAACGGGGTTTTAGCCATGTCTGAAATTGCCCTTGTCACTGCCAAAAAGAACCGCCTGCAAAAACAGGCAGAAGAAGGAGATAAAGCGGCTGCACGTGCTATCCTGCTGGGGGAAGAACCCACACAGTTTCTTTCCACCGTCCAGATAGGCATTACGGCCATCGGCTTATTGAACGGTATCTTCGGTGAAGCTGCACTGGCGGGGCCTTTAGCCGAATTATTACATCATTCAGGGCTCAGCATTCAGGCTTGTACCGGGATTGCAACCGCCATTGTCGTTATCAGCATTACCTATATTACCATCGTGATCGGTGAGCTGGTCCCAAAGCGGCTGGCCCAGACACATGCCGAAAGTATTGCCCGGATGATGGCTTTTCCGGTTTCCATTCTGGCAACCAGTGCTAAACCCTTTGTGTTTTTACTGGCTTATTCAACTGACTTTATCCTTTTTTTGTGTGGCGAACGGACACAGAAAAGAGCAGAGCTGACTGAAGAAGATATTGAAGCCGTGTTAGACGAAGGTTCACAGACCGGCCTGATTGATCCCCATGAACATGAAATGGTCCGCAATGCCCTGAGGCTGGATGAACGTAAAGTGACATCTTTAATGACTCCCAGAAGTGAAACCATTTTTCTGGATGCTTCTCACCCGGTATCCAGTAATCTTCAAACCCTGTTAAATTCTGAACATGCCTGGTTTCCGGTCTGCAACGGCGGATTTGATCATATCAAGGGAATCACCTCATCCAAGCACTTGCTTCGTCAGCAGTTAAAAGGAGAACTCAACCACGGCAATATTGCAGATACCCTGTTACCTGCGGTTTATATTCCGGAAAACTGGAACGGTACCCGGTTACTGGAGCACTTCCGCGATACCGGCGACCCGATGGTATTCATCGTGGATGAGTACGGCGATCTGCAGGGTATCGTGACCGCACTGGATTTACTGGAGGCGCTGACCGGAGAATTTAAAAACCGCCACCCGGAAGATTTGTGGTCAGTAGAAAATGAAGATGGAAGCTGGGTACTGGACGGGCTGATTCCGATAGTTGTTGTGCAGGATATTCTGAAGCTGAAAAGCCTGCCTGGTGAAGAGGAAGAAAAAGGAGCTTATCACACACTGGGTGGCATGCTGATGTGGCTGTTTAATAACCTGCCTGAGGCCGGTGATCAAATCCGGTGGCAGGGATGGCAGTTTGAAATTATCACGCTCGATGGCAACCGGATTGACAAAGTCAAAGCCATTCAGGAGACAGCCTGTGACCCGGAAAAACAGCCCCCGGAGAGCTGA
- a CDS encoding ABC transporter substrate-binding protein: MMKINSKAKLLPLAVMMSVAFTANAAEKVLKFSEDGTPTTFDPVQSGTTYSNTIVTAVYDTLYEYRYLKVPYELKPNLAVDMPTVSDDGLTYTIKIKPGIHFIDDPAFKNGKGREVTAKDFVYSIKRHFDPKNMSQGSWLWTDKIAGLDQWGKDGADYSKPVEGLKALDKYTIQIKLNQKFPQMTYTLAMGYSALVPREAVEKYGREFGLHPVGSGPFKLTSHNSTKTVLLKNPGYRHEVFHLKEAGYDPKTQGYTGIAELEGKTLPIVDRVEANWVKQVSARWNSFSKGNEIVNTTLQNEQLETVLASRHPVKLKPEYAEKDNFRVATESGMVFNMFNFDNEYFARSSDPKINAQNKALRCAIIKSFNWPERISRFYLGMGEAYPGFIVPGTDGFDPNMDKSSITQDIAGAKKLLKENGWNARNLPVLVYPASNSGVRDKQFYEQFRGNLMKIGYPKKKIKLKAYANFGDFNKDLKQSKTMLVPMGWGLDYPDAENTLQLFYGPNRSPGANSANYNNPEYDKLFKKASVMQPSPERTAIYKQLNQMLVDDCVGMGSFSRTRVKIWHKNVIMWPQRDILGNYLKYVDVK, encoded by the coding sequence ATGATGAAAATCAATAGTAAGGCGAAGCTATTGCCGCTTGCCGTCATGATGTCGGTTGCCTTTACCGCGAATGCCGCTGAAAAGGTCCTGAAGTTTTCCGAAGACGGCACACCAACGACGTTCGATCCGGTTCAGTCCGGTACAACCTACAGTAACACGATCGTCACCGCGGTTTACGACACGCTTTATGAATACCGCTACCTGAAAGTACCTTACGAACTCAAACCCAATCTGGCAGTTGACATGCCAACGGTCTCTGATGATGGTTTGACTTATACCATTAAAATCAAACCCGGTATTCACTTTATTGACGATCCGGCATTTAAAAACGGCAAAGGCCGTGAAGTTACTGCCAAAGATTTTGTTTACTCAATTAAACGACACTTCGATCCAAAAAATATGTCGCAGGGCTCCTGGCTCTGGACTGATAAAATTGCCGGCCTTGATCAGTGGGGCAAAGACGGTGCTGACTACAGTAAGCCGGTCGAAGGCTTAAAAGCACTGGATAAATATACCATCCAAATCAAGCTGAACCAGAAGTTCCCGCAGATGACCTATACGCTGGCGATGGGATATTCAGCACTGGTCCCAAGAGAAGCGGTTGAAAAATATGGCCGTGAATTTGGCCTGCACCCGGTTGGCAGTGGTCCGTTTAAATTAACCTCGCATAACAGTACGAAAACTGTGCTGCTGAAAAACCCGGGCTATCGTCATGAAGTCTTCCACCTGAAAGAAGCAGGTTATGACCCGAAAACACAAGGCTATACCGGCATTGCGGAACTTGAAGGTAAAACCCTGCCAATCGTTGATCGTGTCGAAGCAAACTGGGTCAAACAGGTTTCTGCCCGCTGGAATTCATTCAGCAAAGGCAACGAAATTGTCAACACCACTCTTCAAAATGAACAGCTGGAAACCGTGCTGGCATCCAGACATCCGGTCAAGCTGAAGCCTGAATATGCTGAAAAAGATAATTTCCGGGTCGCCACTGAGTCTGGCATGGTTTTCAACATGTTTAACTTTGATAATGAATACTTTGCCCGTTCCAGTGATCCGAAAATCAATGCGCAGAATAAAGCACTGCGCTGTGCGATTATCAAATCCTTCAACTGGCCGGAACGAATTTCCCGTTTCTACCTGGGCATGGGTGAAGCTTACCCGGGCTTTATCGTTCCCGGCACCGATGGTTTTGACCCGAATATGGATAAATCATCTATCACGCAGGATATTGCCGGTGCGAAGAAACTCTTAAAAGAGAATGGCTGGAATGCGAGAAACCTGCCGGTCCTGGTTTACCCTGCCAGTAATTCAGGTGTCCGGGATAAACAATTCTATGAGCAGTTCCGCGGCAACCTGATGAAAATTGGTTATCCGAAGAAGAAAATCAAGCTGAAAGCCTATGCCAACTTTGGTGATTTCAATAAGGATCTGAAGCAAAGCAAAACCATGCTGGTTCCGATGGGCTGGGGCCTCGACTATCCGGATGCGGAAAATACCCTGCAACTTTTCTACGGTCCAAACCGTTCACCGGGTGCTAACAGCGCCAACTATAACAACCCGGAATATGACAAACTGTTTAAGAAAGCTTCTGTCATGCAGCCAAGTCCTGAAAGAACAGCAATTTACAAACAGCTGAACCAGATGCTGGTTGATGATTGCGTCGGCATGGGTAGTTTCTCCCGGACCAGAGTGAAGATTTG